The following is a genomic window from uncultured Draconibacterium sp..
AACAGAAGAAGTGAACATTGGAGGAGTTCCTGTTGGTAGCAGTCAGCCTATCCGGATTCAAACAATGACCGATACTAACACTACGGATACCGATGCTACAATTGAGCAAATTATCCGAGTGGTAAAAGCCGGTGCCGACTATGTTCGGGTAACGGTAAAAGGGATGTCGGATGCGGAAAGTCTTAAGGTTATTAAGAAGGAATTGGTTGACAGAGGATACAATACTCCTTTGATTGCTGATATACACTTTAACCCAAAACTGGCCGAAGTTGCGGCAAAATATGTATCGAAAGTACGTATTAACCCCGGGAACTTTTACGACAAACGGGCACAATTCAAAAATAAAATCTACACCGACGTAGAATATAATCAGGAGCTTGCTATTATTGAAAAGCAGTTTGTTCCGTTTATTAAAATGCTGAAAGAAACCAAAACCGCTATGCGAATTGGTGCTAATCACGGATCGCTTTCCGACAGGGTAATGAGCCGCTATGGCGATACTCCCGCCGGAATTGCCGAATCGGTGATGGAATTTCTGCGCATTTGTAAAAAGGAAGATTTTAACAACGTTGTGGTGTCGATTAAGTCGAGCAATACACGCGTAATGGTGTACACTGTTCGTTTGCTCAACTTTAAAATGCGCCTTGAGGATATGAAATTCCCAATTCATTTGGGAGTAACCGAGGCCGGCGAAGGCGAAGACGGACGCATAAAATCGGCCGTTGGAGTAGGAGCCCTGTTGAGCGATGGAATTGGCGACACCGTGCGCATTTCGTTAACCGAAGCACCGATAAACGAAATTCCGGTGGCATTAAAACTGGTAAATCATTTTAAACGCTACCAGAATCACGAGCCGATTGAGGCACCAATGATTGCACAAACCAATCCGTTTGAATACGAGCGTCGCGATACCCGCCCGGTACTAGATATGGGAGGAAAAGAACTTCCGGTGGTAATTGCCGATTTGGGCGACAGAAGTTTGCGAGAAATGATCCCGATCAGGGGAAAACTGGTTCCTGATTATTTTATCTCAGGAAATAAAATACTTGATATAAAAGGCGAAGAATATCCCGTAATTACGCTCGAAGAGTACTTGTTTGAAAGTACACGCTGGGGACGAATGAAATTTATTCGTACCAACAAAGCGGAATTCGATCGTTTTATGGATATGCATCCGGAGATCATCATGAAATTGAAGCAAACCCGGAAAACGGTATTGATTCTGGAAAGTTACAACGCTAACCCAATGGCCGAGTTGAGAGCATTCTTTATGTCGCTTGAAACCCACATTTGGAAAGTGCCTGTTATACTCTTCCGTCAATATAATGAGAGTCGTTTAGATGATCTTCAGATTACTGCCGCAGCCGACCTTGGAGGTTTGCTGATTGACGGATACGGAGATGGTATTTGTATATCGAACGATAACGAAAATATTACTTTCACCGAATTGAAAGACTTGAGTTTTGGCATACTGCAGGCCAGCCGCATGCGTGTTACTAAAACCGAGTTTGTATCGTGCCCCGGTTGTGGCCGAACCCTGTTTAACCTGCAGGAAACTACACGCGCCGTAAAAGCACATTTTAAACATCTCGACCACTTGAAAATTGGTATTATGGGCTGCGTGGTAAACGGACCCGGCGAGATGGGTGATGTGGATTATGGTTTCGTTGGAGCCGGCAATAACAAAGTAAACCTGTATAAAGGGTTGAAGCCTATAAAACGCCACATTCCGTACGAAAATGCGGTGGAAGAGTTGGAGCAACTGATTCGCGAGAATGGCGACTGGAAAGATCCGGAAGATTAAGATTTATAATATTATATAGTGGAAAAGGATCCGATCTTTTATAGATCGGATTCTTTTTGTTTTCATTGGTATCGTAATCAATACGATTGAAAAAAGACCTTTCGGGGAAGCAATGTTAACATGAGATTGCTAAAAGTTAGAGAAAAGGAAAAGATTAGTATTCGCGTATTTCAATAAGAAGCTCATTCAATCGTTCCTGAAAGGCTTCTAAACCCTCAATTTCAGTTGATGGATCATAACTGATTTGGTGTTCGTTATCAACCTTAGTTATGCTTATAATCTCATCGCAGTCATCAAAACTGACATTCATGAATTGGTAATCCAGTGTCTGGAAGAAAGCAAAGTCGTATAGATTTGATAGTTCGGCCCATTCTTCGGTACTTATCGATTTGCTTTTTGATTCAGTATCGATGTTTTGACCTTTCCAGAACGAGCTGCTATAGTCAATTGCATCCTCGCTAATGGTTATGAATTCGCTAACTCCCCATCCACAGGTGGTTCCATATCTAATAATTATGTCAGGGTTGTCGGGATCGTCGTTACAAGAGAATAAAGAGAGCAAAAGAAACAGGAGAAGTAGTTTTTTTATGCCTTTGTTTTCCACAATAGATGTGTTAAATATAAAAAAGGTTGCGCCGGCTTTATTATTGTCATAGCCCTGTATTTCCTATCTTTGAGTAGAATTTGATAAAACAAAAGAATATGGCACGAACCTACTGGAAGCCCGGAACAATTGTTTATCCCCTGCCTGCCGTAATGGTAAGTTGTGGCGAAAATCCTGAAGAATACAATATTATAACCATCGCCTGGACCGGTACTATAAACAGCGATCCGCCCATGTGCTATATTTCGGTTCGTCCGGGGCGTCATTCGTACGATATAATAAAACGCACCGGCGAATTTGTTATCAATCTAACCACCGAGAAGTTGGCAAAAGCAACCGACTGGTGTGGTTGTCGCTCTGGTCGTAAGTACAACAAATGGGAAGAAATGAACCTGACACCGGCACCCGCGAAAATGGTAAAAGCACCAATTATCGAGGAATCGCCGGTAAATATCGAGTGCCGCGTAAAAGATATCGAGGAGCTGGGCTCTCACCACATGTTTATTTCGGAAGTGGTGAGCGTTTCTGTCGACGATACTTATATGAATGAAGAACAGGCTTTCAGTTTCTCTAAAGCCAATCCTTTGGTTTACAGTCATGGCCATTATTTCGGCATGGGAAAACGCATTGGTAAGTTTGGCTGGTCGGTCGAGAAAAAGAAAAAGAAGCGTAGGAAATCATAATATCCAGTCATGCCCAAACGAATGAAATAAATCATTCTTTTTAAACTAATTACGCTCTTCTTTTGTAATTCTTTTAACCTTCTGAAGACTATTCAGGATAATACTTAATTGTAAGAAAAATGAAGAGTATCTATTTATTAGCATCAATCTTTTTAATGAATTTAGGAATGGTAACAGCACAAAAAAATCCGCTACTCGGAGACTTTAATACACCGCACAATGCGGCGCCTTTCGATAAGATTAAAAACGAGCATTTTATGCCGGCTTTCGAGGAAGGAATAAAACAAGGCAAGGCCGATGTAGAGAGAATTAAGAAAAACCCAGAGGCGCCAACATTTGAAAACACCATTGTTGCATTAGACGAGGTAGGCCGTTTGTTAACGCGTACATCGGGTATATTTTTTAACCTGCTGAGTTCGGAAACCAACGACGAATTGCAAGGCATTGCGCAAGAGGTTTCGCCAATGCTTACTGCCTTTCAGAACGATATTTCGTTAGATCCTGTGCTTTTCGAGCGTGTTAAGGCAGTTTATAACAAAAAAGACGAGCTGGATTTGACCATTGAGCAACAAACGCTTCTGGAGAACAACTACATTGGTTTTGTTCGCAGCGGAGCAAATTTGTCGGATGCCGATAAAGAGAAGTTTCGCGAGTACAGCACCGAGTTGTCGAAGTTAAGCCTCGATTTTGGTGAGAACGTACTAAAAGAAACCAATAAGTACGAGTTAAATATTACCGACAAAAGTAAATTGGCAGGATTGCCGGAGGGTGCGTTAGAAGCAGCTGCCGGAAGGGCAAAAGCAAAAGATCAGGAAGGTTGGACTTTTGATATTTCGATGCCAAGCTACCTGCCCGTTATGCAATATGCCGATAACCGCGATTTACGTAAAGAATTGTACATGGCGTATGGCTCGAAATCGTTTAAAGGTGATGAGCTGGATAATCAGGAGAATGTAAAACGTATTGTTGAATTGCGGCTGGAAATGGCCAAATTGTTAGGCTATAAAAACTATGCCGATTACGTTTTAGAGCGCCGAATGGCAATGAATGCCGATGGAGTTTACGATTTGCTTAACGATTTGTATGAGGCATCGTACAAAGTGGCAAAAGAGGAAAAAGCAGAGATTGAAGAATATGCCCATAAGAATGGATTAGAAGGCGATTTAATGCCCTGGGACTGGAGCTACTACAGCGAAAAGCTTAAGGTGGAAAAATTCGACCTGAACGATGAAATGCTGAAGCCATATTTTGAATTAAGCAGCGTTGTTGATGGTGTTTTTGGTTTGGCAACCGAACTGTATGGCATAACCTTTAAAGAGAATAAAGAGATTCCGGTATACAACGATGAGGTTACAGCATACGAGGTTTTTGATGCCGACGGTACTTTCCTTTCTGTGTTTTATACCGATTTTCACCCACGCCCCGGAAAACGTGGTGGTGCCTGGATGAACGATTTTAAAGGGCAGTGGATGGAAAATGGTGTTGATTCGCGTCCGCATGTAACCATTGTAATGAACTTTACCCGTCCAACGTCAAGCAAGCCAGCCTTGTTAACGTTTAGCGAAGTGGAAACATTTATGCACGAATTTGGCCACGCACTGCACGGAATGTTGGCAAAATCAACGTATTCAAGCCTGTCGGGAACCAATGTATACCGCGATTTTGTTGAATTACCATCGCAAATAATGGAAAACTGGGCGGTTGAAAAAGACTTCCTCGATCGTTTTGCCAAACATTACGAAACAGGCGAGCCAATTCCTGCCGAACTGGTACAGAAAATTGTTGATTCGCAAAATTACCTGGCCGGTTACCTTTCGGTTCGCCAGTTGAGCTTTGGTTATTTGGATATGGCTTGGCACACGCTTGAAAAACCTTTTGAAGGTGATGTGAAGGATTTTGAAGAAAGTGCGTGGAAGAAAACGCAGATCTTCCCGGCAATCGACGGCGTTTGTATGAGTACACAATTCGGGCACTTGTTTGCCGGTGGTTATGCTGCCGGATATTATGGTTACAAATGGGCCGAGGTACTGGATGCCGATGCATTTAGCGTATTCAAAGAGAAAGGCCTGTTTAATAAAGATGTTGCTGCTTCGTTCCGCGAAAATATTTTGGAAAAAGGTGGTACTGAGCACCCAATGATTCTTTACAAACGTTTCCGTGGACAGGAGCCAACGGTTGATGCACTGCTAAAACGCAGCGGATTATTGTAAGCTTTTTAAAGTGTGATGTTCTCATTCAAAATGAGCCTGTCACTTAATGATATTGAAAATGGCATCTCGTAATGAGGTGCCATTTTTTTATGGAAACAATCGTGAACGGCTGTTAGTGGTAATTGTGCTCAGCAACAGAAAGTTATAGTTATGATAAAGATTTGAAATTTATATCTTTACGAATATTATTAACCAATACAAACGATGAAAGCCAAAAACAAACAAATGCACCGGGGCCTTACAACAACCGACAGAAAGAATTTGGGAGAACAATGTAAAATGGGATTGATTTTATCATTGCTGGTATTTGTTCTTGCAACAATTATTGGAGTAACGATTTACGAGTTATTCTTTGATTCGAATCCCCATGAATTGAATCTTAAAATTGCAGGTTTAATTACAATCGGAACATTGAGTTCTTCTGTGCTCCTTAACTTTCTGATATGTAATAAATACTATCGCGATTTGCAATTCAATGAAAAAGTTCAGGTTCAAAAAACATTGATTAGCAAATCACAAAACGATATTCATCATGCTTCCGCACTGAATAGTGGTATGTCTAAAGCATACACTGAAAAGTTTGAATTTGTTGTTGAAGGTATAAAGTTCGACGTTGATAAAGAATTGTTTGAGCATTGCACCGAGGGAGATCAGTTGATTTTTAATTATGCTCCGAAAAGTGAATACCTGTTGAGTATAGAAAAAAAGTAACTGAAATGTAAAAAGTAAGTAGTAGTCATACCCTCACTTTGAGTGAGAGCATGACTAGATATCTTTTTAAAAGAAGTCGTCAAATTCTTCCGGATTTGAATTCTTTTGTTCCAAATCATCGCAATCGAGATTTATGTTAAAGTTTGCAGGTTTTTTGAATTGCATCTCGTCTTCTTTGTATCCGATAGTTTCATCGGCCAAAACTTTCTTGTAAAAATAACCCCAGATAGGCAGCGCCATATTTGCACCCTGCCCGGATGCAATGTTTTTAAAGTGAATGCTTCGTAAATCAGCCCCTGTCCAAACACCGGCAGTAAGTTTTGGTGTTGTACCAATAAACCAGCCATCGGAGTGGTTTTGTGTAGTTCCTGTTTTTCCGGCAATTGGCATAGTAAAACTTCCATAATCCGTGGTAACTCTTTTGCGAAATAAGTTCGAAAAGCGTAAACGGATTCCGGTTCCCTGGTCAATTACTCCTTGCAACAAGTTGAGCATCAGGTAGGCGGTTTGTTCGTCGATGGCCTCGTGGCGCTCGGGAGTAAAACGGGCAATAACATTGCCATGGCGATCTTCGATACGGGTTACGAAGTATGGTTTAATGTAAACCCCAAGATTGGCGTATGCATTAAATGCCGCTACCATTTCGTAAAGGGTAATATCAGAGGTTCCGTAAATCATAGAGGGTTGCGGATCAATGGGGCTGTATATCCCCAATCTTTTCATTACCTCAACTACGGATTCGGGAGTAAATTGCTTTAAAACCCAAGCTGAAATGCGGTTTTTAGAATTTGCCAGTCCCCATTTTAGAGTTACCATTTTCCCATCCGTTTCCGGGTCAATATCAGAATCTTTGGGTTCATAAATGCTTCCGTCCCAAAGAATAAATTGTTGGGGTACGTTGGGTACTTTGGTACAAGGCGTCAAGCCATTTTGCATGGCCAGTGTGTATAAAAATGGTTTTACTGTTGATCCAACCTGGCGCTTTCCCCTTTTTACCATATCGTACATAAAATGTTTGTAATTGGGACCTCCGACGTAGGCTTTTACTTGTCCCGATTCAGTATCCATGGCCATAAACGACGAGCGGAAAAATTTCAGGTAATATTTGATCGAATCCATCGGGGTCATCAAAGTATCCACTTCGCCGCTCCATTTAAAAACGGACATATCAACGGGCTTATTAAATTCCTTCTTTATTTCTTTGAAACTTTTGCCAGCCCGATGCATTAAACGGTAGCGTTCACTTTTTTTGATTTCGCTGTTCAACAGCTGTTCAACTTCTGTAGCGCTCATGTTATTCGCAAAAGGTGGATTCCGCAAATCCGACAAACTACCATCAAATAGAGGCTGTAAGTCGTAGCGCAAATGTTGTTTAACGGCTTCAACTGCATATTTTTGCATGCGCGAATCGAGTGTGGTGTATATTTTCAACCCGTCGGCGTAAATATCATAGGGCTCTCCATTGGGCTTTTTATTTTTATTGCACCAGCCAAACAGCGGATTATTTTCCCATTCATCCAGATCTTCAATATATTTTTGATCTTGCCACGAAGCATAATTCTCGCGCTCCGGTTTTTTAGCCGTAAGTGTTAATCGCAGGTATTCGCGGAAATACGGTGCAGGACCGAGTTTGTAATCCACTTTTTTATATTCCAGGTCGAGGGGCAATTTTTTGGCCGAATCGGCAACTTCAGGTGTAATGTAGCCGTATTTTTCCATCTGGCTCAGCACTACATTCCGGCGTTGAAGCACCATTTCTGGGCGTCGAACCGGATTAAAAAGCGATGAGTTTTTTGCCATCCCAACCAACATGGCTGCCTGATGAAGTTTCAGTGAATCGGGTTGAGTATTAAAATAAACATCTGCTGCCGAACGAATTCCAACAGCGTTGTTTAGGTAGTCGTACTTGTTCAGATACATCAAAATAATTTCTTCCTTGGTGTAACTACGCTCCAGTTTTACGGCAATAACCCATTCCTTAAATTTGCGCATCACCAGTTCCATGCTACTTGAAAAACCATCGCGCGGGAAAAGCATTTTTGCCAGCTGCTGACTTAAAGTACTTCCACCCCCAGAACTGGTGTCGCCGGTAACAATTCCTTTAAAAACGCGAATCAGACCGCGAAAATCAATTCCCGAATGATCGTAAAAACGAACATCTTCAGTGGCTACCAACGCGTTTATTAGGTCTGGTGGTAAATTCTCGAAATTTACGTAAGTGCGGTTCTCCTGGTTGAAATATTTATCAATGGTCGGGCCATCTTCAAAAAAGATTTCCGATGCCAGAATATTTTGAGGATTTTCCAGGTCCTCAAAGCTTGGCATAAAACCCAGCTTCCCATTGGCTATCAGAAAGAAAAGAAGAAAAACGGAAACGATGCCCAGGGCAACTATCGACCAGAAAATAATGATGTATTTTTTAAAGCTTTTTTTTGTTTCGCTCATGAATTTCGCTCATTTTAATGTGGCAACAAATATATACGATTCTGTTATGGGAACCACCTAAATAACGTCTTGAAATTGGAGAATATTTTATTTTTTAAAAAATAAAATCGTCATTTTCAATTAAATAGAAAATAAAAAAATAGCTCATTAAATTTTGAACTTAGCCCATCATTTTCTTTAATTTGCAGAATTTTTAGAACGGATTAGAAAGTATATGCACAAAAACCTGGTTATAGTCGAGTCTCCTGCAAAGGCGAAAACAATTGAAGGATTTCTTGGTGAAGGCTACGTGGTAACCTCAAGTATGGGGCACGTTAGAGACCTGGAGAAGAAAGACTTCGGGATTGATATTGAGAATAATTATCAGCCCAGATACAAGGTTTCTTCGGATAAGAAGAAAATAGTAACAGAACTTAAAAAGTTAGCGAAGGAGGCCGAAACGGTTTGGCTCGCTTCCGATGAGGACCGCGAGGGAGAGGCAATAGCCTGGCACCTGAAAGAGGTGCTAAAGTTGAAAGACGATAAAATAAAACGAATTGTTTTTCATGAAATTACTAAAGATGCGATTACGCGTGCCGTTAAAAATCCACGCGATATCGACGAGCATTTGGTAAATGCACAGCAAGCCCGTCGTATTCTTGATCGTATTGTGGGGTTCGAGGTGTCGCCGGTTTTATGGAAAAAAGTAAAGCCATCGCTAAGTGCCGGTCGTGTGCAGTCGGTAGCGGTTCGTTTAATTGTTGAGCGCGAACGCGAGATTCGCGATTTTAAATCGGAAACATGGTTCCGCGTAAACGGATACTTTTTGGTGTCCGATGAGAATAGAAATACCTCCGAATTAAAAGCAGAACTTTCAAAACGTTTTAAAACCCGCGATGAGGCCAACGCTTTTCTCGAAAAGTGTAAAACTGCGGAGTTTAAAGTTAGCGATGTGGTGAAAAAACCGGGAAAAAGATCGCCGGCACAACCTTTTACAACATCAACATTACAACAGGAAGCCAGTAGGAAACTCGGATTTTCGGTATCGCAAACCATGGCTGTTGCGCAGCGCTTGTACGAAAGTGGGAAAATAACCTACATGCGTACCGATTCGGTGAACCTGTCGAGTTTGGCAATAAATACTTCGACGCAGAAGATTACTGAACTTCATGGTGAAAATTATGTGAAGATCAGAAAATTTAAAACTAAAGCTAAAGGGGCACAGGAAGCACACGAGGCCATTCGTCCTACTTATATGGAAAACCAAACGGTTGACGGATCGTCGCAGGAGCAGCGTTTATATGAATTAATATGGAAACGTACTATCGCTTCGCAAATGGCCGATGCTATTTTAGAGCGTACCAATGTAACCATCGATGTGTCGAATGCACCGGAGAAATTTCAGGCAACCGGCGAGGTAATTGTTTTTGATGGTTTCCTTAAAGTGTATATTGAGTCGACTGACGATGAAAATGCAAACGGAAATGGGCAGGGCTTAATTCCGCCGATGCATGTTAACGAGCTGCTTAAGATGGCTTCTGTTGTTTCAACCCAGCGTTTCTCACAACGTCCGCCACGATATACGGAAGCGTCATTGGTTAAACGTTTGGAGGAGCTTGGAATTGGTCGTCCATCAACTTATGCGCCAACCATTACAACGGTTCAGAACAGAAATTATGTTGTAAAAGAAGAACGCCCCGGTGTAGAACGGAACTACAATGTTCTTACCCTGAAAGATGGAAAAATTAAAGAGGAAGAAAAGACTGAGATCACCGGAGCTGAAAAAAATAAACTATTCCCAACCGATATAGGTATTGTTGTGAATGATTTTCTGATGGATAATTTCGATCAGATTATGGATTACAATTTCACCGCAGATGTTGAAAAGGAATTTGATGATATTGCCGGCGGGAAGATGGTGTGGAATGAAATGATTGATAAGTTTTATCAACCGTTTCATGGCAAAGTTGAACACGCCCTTGAAAATGCCGAACGCTCGAAAGGTGAGCGTATTTTGGGGGTTGATCCGAAAACCGGGAAAGAGGTATCGGTTAAGATCGGTCGTTTTGGTCCTTTGGCACAATTAGGTGAAGTATCGCAGGAAGAAGGAGCTGAAAAACCACAGTTTTCGAGCTTACGAACAGGTCAGCATATCGAAACAATCACCCTTGAGGAAGCACTTGACCTGTTTAAACTTCCACGCGAATTAGGAGAGTACGAGGACAAGAAGGTTACTGTTGCCATCGGTCGTTTTGGTCCGTATGTGCGTCACGATAATAAATTTGTTTCGCTCGGAAAAGAAGACGATCCGTATTCGGTACAACTCGACAGGGCGATTGAGCTGATTGAGGCCAAACGTGAGAAAGACCGTAAGGCTGTTATTAAAAAGTTTGATGAAGATGTCGAACTTCAGGTGCTTAACGGCAGGTGGGGACCCTACATTAAACATGGAAAGAAGAATTACAAAATACCCAAAACGACTAAGGCCGAAGAGCTGTCTTTCGAAGATTGTATGAAGATCATCGAGTCGGCTCCGGAACCCAAAAGCCGGCGCGGTAGAAAAAAATAAAGAATAAAGGCAGGTGATTTGATCATTTGCCTTTATTTTTAAAAGCAAAAAAATGAATCTGTTTCCTTACTTCGATGCGGTTGATTTTTCGCAGTACGTTGATGATGTACCTTTCGGCTGGAAATATTCGATGGGAGCCTCCATTGAAAAGAATACTGTTAAATTGCAGGAAGGCCGCTTGAGAAATATTGAGCTGGCTATTGTTGGTGTGCCGTTTAACAGTACCCACGACGATTTTAAACGAACAGCAACACCCGATAATTTGCGTAAAGCATTTTACCGTTTGGCCGGAGTTGGGAAACTCAATATTATCGATCTGGGCAACCTGAAAGCATCAACCAGCCACAAAGGGAATTATCTGGCACTACGCGATGTCGTAGATTATTTAAGCGAATTGGATATTGTAACTATTGTGTTTGGTGGAAGTCAGGATTATAGTTACGGAATTTGCCAGGCCTTCCGCTCGAATCCGTTTTTCTCATTTAGTGCCGTCGATGCTTTTTTAGATGTGAAAAAGGGGGTTGAGTCGCTGAGCTCAACAAATTACCTGTCGCAGGTTTTTAAAACTCTTCCCGATATTTTTCAGTTTAATTTGCTGGGCTATCAAAGCCATTATGTGCCCGATATTTATTTCGGGAAAACCAAAGGAATTGGTGCCCATTTACGCTTGGGAAAACTTCGCGATAATATTGCTGACGCTGAACCTGTTCTTCGAAACAGCGACTTTTTAACTTTCGATATGGCTGCATTAAAGTCGTCGGAAGCACCAAATAGTATGAATCTTCCGAATGGTTTATATGCCGACGAAGCTTGCCAGTTAATGAAATATGCAGGAGCAAGTAATCGTATGAAAGTATTTGGTTTGTTCGGTTTAAATATTGGG
Proteins encoded in this region:
- a CDS encoding M3 family metallopeptidase, whose protein sequence is MKSIYLLASIFLMNLGMVTAQKNPLLGDFNTPHNAAPFDKIKNEHFMPAFEEGIKQGKADVERIKKNPEAPTFENTIVALDEVGRLLTRTSGIFFNLLSSETNDELQGIAQEVSPMLTAFQNDISLDPVLFERVKAVYNKKDELDLTIEQQTLLENNYIGFVRSGANLSDADKEKFREYSTELSKLSLDFGENVLKETNKYELNITDKSKLAGLPEGALEAAAGRAKAKDQEGWTFDISMPSYLPVMQYADNRDLRKELYMAYGSKSFKGDELDNQENVKRIVELRLEMAKLLGYKNYADYVLERRMAMNADGVYDLLNDLYEASYKVAKEEKAEIEEYAHKNGLEGDLMPWDWSYYSEKLKVEKFDLNDEMLKPYFELSSVVDGVFGLATELYGITFKENKEIPVYNDEVTAYEVFDADGTFLSVFYTDFHPRPGKRGGAWMNDFKGQWMENGVDSRPHVTIVMNFTRPTSSKPALLTFSEVETFMHEFGHALHGMLAKSTYSSLSGTNVYRDFVELPSQIMENWAVEKDFLDRFAKHYETGEPIPAELVQKIVDSQNYLAGYLSVRQLSFGYLDMAWHTLEKPFEGDVKDFEESAWKKTQIFPAIDGVCMSTQFGHLFAGGYAAGYYGYKWAEVLDADAFSVFKEKGLFNKDVAASFRENILEKGGTEHPMILYKRFRGQEPTVDALLKRSGLL
- a CDS encoding flavin reductase family protein, whose amino-acid sequence is MARTYWKPGTIVYPLPAVMVSCGENPEEYNIITIAWTGTINSDPPMCYISVRPGRHSYDIIKRTGEFVINLTTEKLAKATDWCGCRSGRKYNKWEEMNLTPAPAKMVKAPIIEESPVNIECRVKDIEELGSHHMFISEVVSVSVDDTYMNEEQAFSFSKANPLVYSHGHYFGMGKRIGKFGWSVEKKKKKRRKS
- a CDS encoding transglycosylase domain-containing protein, with the translated sequence MSETKKSFKKYIIIFWSIVALGIVSVFLLFFLIANGKLGFMPSFEDLENPQNILASEIFFEDGPTIDKYFNQENRTYVNFENLPPDLINALVATEDVRFYDHSGIDFRGLIRVFKGIVTGDTSSGGGSTLSQQLAKMLFPRDGFSSSMELVMRKFKEWVIAVKLERSYTKEEIILMYLNKYDYLNNAVGIRSAADVYFNTQPDSLKLHQAAMLVGMAKNSSLFNPVRRPEMVLQRRNVVLSQMEKYGYITPEVADSAKKLPLDLEYKKVDYKLGPAPYFREYLRLTLTAKKPERENYASWQDQKYIEDLDEWENNPLFGWCNKNKKPNGEPYDIYADGLKIYTTLDSRMQKYAVEAVKQHLRYDLQPLFDGSLSDLRNPPFANNMSATEVEQLLNSEIKKSERYRLMHRAGKSFKEIKKEFNKPVDMSVFKWSGEVDTLMTPMDSIKYYLKFFRSSFMAMDTESGQVKAYVGGPNYKHFMYDMVKRGKRQVGSTVKPFLYTLAMQNGLTPCTKVPNVPQQFILWDGSIYEPKDSDIDPETDGKMVTLKWGLANSKNRISAWVLKQFTPESVVEVMKRLGIYSPIDPQPSMIYGTSDITLYEMVAAFNAYANLGVYIKPYFVTRIEDRHGNVIARFTPERHEAIDEQTAYLMLNLLQGVIDQGTGIRLRFSNLFRKRVTTDYGSFTMPIAGKTGTTQNHSDGWFIGTTPKLTAGVWTGADLRSIHFKNIASGQGANMALPIWGYFYKKVLADETIGYKEDEMQFKKPANFNINLDCDDLEQKNSNPEEFDDFF
- a CDS encoding arginase family protein; the encoded protein is MNLFPYFDAVDFSQYVDDVPFGWKYSMGASIEKNTVKLQEGRLRNIELAIVGVPFNSTHDDFKRTATPDNLRKAFYRLAGVGKLNIIDLGNLKASTSHKGNYLALRDVVDYLSELDIVTIVFGGSQDYSYGICQAFRSNPFFSFSAVDAFLDVKKGVESLSSTNYLSQVFKTLPDIFQFNLLGYQSHYVPDIYFGKTKGIGAHLRLGKLRDNIADAEPVLRNSDFLTFDMAALKSSEAPNSMNLPNGLYADEACQLMKYAGASNRMKVFGLFGLNIGEEPGELSLNLAAQLVWYFVRGYLIRDRRKPEQGDGFSVFSVEIPELSAPLVFSKNDNTGQWWVQVRAINNETRYFACSEKDYEAASGNEIPELWLKYVQKTDEIVK
- the topA gene encoding type I DNA topoisomerase encodes the protein MHKNLVIVESPAKAKTIEGFLGEGYVVTSSMGHVRDLEKKDFGIDIENNYQPRYKVSSDKKKIVTELKKLAKEAETVWLASDEDREGEAIAWHLKEVLKLKDDKIKRIVFHEITKDAITRAVKNPRDIDEHLVNAQQARRILDRIVGFEVSPVLWKKVKPSLSAGRVQSVAVRLIVEREREIRDFKSETWFRVNGYFLVSDENRNTSELKAELSKRFKTRDEANAFLEKCKTAEFKVSDVVKKPGKRSPAQPFTTSTLQQEASRKLGFSVSQTMAVAQRLYESGKITYMRTDSVNLSSLAINTSTQKITELHGENYVKIRKFKTKAKGAQEAHEAIRPTYMENQTVDGSSQEQRLYELIWKRTIASQMADAILERTNVTIDVSNAPEKFQATGEVIVFDGFLKVYIESTDDENANGNGQGLIPPMHVNELLKMASVVSTQRFSQRPPRYTEASLVKRLEELGIGRPSTYAPTITTVQNRNYVVKEERPGVERNYNVLTLKDGKIKEEEKTEITGAEKNKLFPTDIGIVVNDFLMDNFDQIMDYNFTADVEKEFDDIAGGKMVWNEMIDKFYQPFHGKVEHALENAERSKGERILGVDPKTGKEVSVKIGRFGPLAQLGEVSQEEGAEKPQFSSLRTGQHIETITLEEALDLFKLPRELGEYEDKKVTVAIGRFGPYVRHDNKFVSLGKEDDPYSVQLDRAIELIEAKREKDRKAVIKKFDEDVELQVLNGRWGPYIKHGKKNYKIPKTTKAEELSFEDCMKIIESAPEPKSRRGRKK
- the ispG gene encoding (E)-4-hydroxy-3-methylbut-2-enyl-diphosphate synthase — protein: MKDRNFNYIKDLTRYQRQETEEVNIGGVPVGSSQPIRIQTMTDTNTTDTDATIEQIIRVVKAGADYVRVTVKGMSDAESLKVIKKELVDRGYNTPLIADIHFNPKLAEVAAKYVSKVRINPGNFYDKRAQFKNKIYTDVEYNQELAIIEKQFVPFIKMLKETKTAMRIGANHGSLSDRVMSRYGDTPAGIAESVMEFLRICKKEDFNNVVVSIKSSNTRVMVYTVRLLNFKMRLEDMKFPIHLGVTEAGEGEDGRIKSAVGVGALLSDGIGDTVRISLTEAPINEIPVALKLVNHFKRYQNHEPIEAPMIAQTNPFEYERRDTRPVLDMGGKELPVVIADLGDRSLREMIPIRGKLVPDYFISGNKILDIKGEEYPVITLEEYLFESTRWGRMKFIRTNKAEFDRFMDMHPEIIMKLKQTRKTVLILESYNANPMAELRAFFMSLETHIWKVPVILFRQYNESRLDDLQITAAADLGGLLIDGYGDGICISNDNENITFTELKDLSFGILQASRMRVTKTEFVSCPGCGRTLFNLQETTRAVKAHFKHLDHLKIGIMGCVVNGPGEMGDVDYGFVGAGNNKVNLYKGLKPIKRHIPYENAVEELEQLIRENGDWKDPED